Within Porites lutea chromosome 2, jaPorLute2.1, whole genome shotgun sequence, the genomic segment cTGTACTCACTGGTGCTGGCTGAGCTGGGGCTTCTTTTGCTTCTTTAGCAGCACGACGAGCGCTGAAAATAATCATATTTAGTTGTTTCTTAGAAAGTTCGGGAAAAATTTTTGGCAGCTCGATGTATGCCACCAATGGGCCAAGGAAAAATGAGCCTGTATGCGAGCTATTGATTTCTGAATACCCCACGTTTGCTGATGAACACAGTGATCTATTTGGTTAAAAATGACAGGCAACGATAGGCCACTTAATTATGACAAAAACCAAGGATATGAGACACAAACATTCACACATCAAACTTAATGATAAAAAACATCGGTAGGAAACACAagtgagcctgctcgcaggctagttatTTCTAGTCACAGAAACTGATCCTTTGGGAGTCATTTTAAGATACAAGTATTGTTTGGAAGGGTTTGTGGAATAAGCATTTCACAAGAATGATAAAAGGTAATTTAAAATAAGAATCTTGTTTAGTGATGATCACTTTAACGTTCTTGAAAcacaaattaagtttaagtgaATCCCTCAAAGATAAGGATTGCTTAGAGCAGCTGTAAGTAAAGTGCTGGACTGCAAAGTGGATGGGATGTCATGGGTTTGAGCCCTGGgccagaccaatactcagggtctcaAACTAGGTGATGaaggtacatacatgtacaaattTTTTGCTATTGCTTTGCTAGACATTTGTGTGGCTCAAATAAACACGTAGGAATGGCACTGTGGAGGTGTGTGTGGCTGAGTCGTTAACACCTCAAActccggatctggaggtccggggttcaagccaCGCCCATcgtgtttccttagacaaggaactttactccactttgtctctcttcaacccggtgtataaatgggtactggtgacatactgctggggggtaaccctgggatggactagcatcccgtacAGGGGGGAGTAACAATACTCCTAGGTGCTTCATACTAATGAAACTGGGATAAGCTCCAAccatttgggcctttggctcgtgtttGCCTTTACCTTAATGGCATTAACATCTCCAGTAGGAGACTTACAAAACAGTGTCCTTCAAGTACTCTAAGGGACAATGGGGCGACACTCAACAAGGGAGGGCTGTCCAATACTCCGACAAATTTATGCATGGCAATGTATTGCATTGTATTCACATTACAGTACTGTACAAAAGCATAATGGTGAAGAACGAAGCAAAACAATGAGAAATTTAACAATACCATGAATAAATTTGTTGGAGTATTGGACAAGTATGCTTTTATGGGACAGGGAAATACTTCAGTCCTTTCTAAAGACAAGGTTTTACGGTGATCATTATTACCATAGAGATTACCATCCTTTTTACAGTGACCAGAGTAATATTATGAAAACTAGCAAGAGATCACATCACATCTTAATCCAAGCACAGGTACAAACTGTGGAACCCAAATATAGTGTGTGTTCTGGTGCTTACAGGTTAGATTGATGCTTTTTTCCTTGAGTATGGGCAAGATAGCTTCCCTACAATAATAAAtagacaataataattaaaataaaatctcaaaataATGATAAGCGAAATGAGAGGACTGAAGATACAGTAGGGTTGTGCGCTATTAGTGTCTGGTGGTTACTGTCAACTGACTTCTGCCTCAAGGCATAACACGTAAATTGGGGTGAACTTCACAGGTTCATCTGCTTTACAGATTGTTATTCAGGCAAGCTATAGCTGACATTTATTAGAAcagaagtcatttcaactaCCACCCCAAAATTGATAAGCAATGATCACAGTTCCACTGTATTTGAATTCCCCAAACAACTTCACTTGCCCCTCAGGCAAGTTAGATTGCCCGACAGCCTCACCTCACTAGACCGATAGCACACTCCACAAGCCCTGGGCTAGAGAGCAGTAAGTTTCCGCTCAGCCTCGTGCATTGATTATGCATACATGTTCTCACTCTATTCATATCCACTGTTTGTGTGAAATAGTATGAGATTATTGTatacataattattaaatttttaaaagggCTGTACAGAAAGCATACCCAGAACGCAGTTAAGCAACCATTGACAGCCATTCAACTTACCTCGTTATTGTGCAGTGTAACCATTCAACTTACCTCGTTATTGTGCAGTGTAAGACACAATTTACATTCATAGGAACCAAGATGGTTCTTCATAAAATATGGATcctaaaaacaagaaacaacaaGTACATGCATAATATTATTACAGTgtatattactattattgtgTACCCGGTACATCGAATATGGCTTCCTCTTGATAATACGCAATGAAGAAAAGACTTTTGTCCTAAAACCATGCGTAGTTGGATGAACTCTTCACTACTACGCTAAAGAGAGCGCCACACGTGCAAAACAACTTCTTATTTTACCTTGTTAAGGTCTATTGTTTCTAACGCAAGCTGTCTAAGACGCTCTCGTCGGTCTCTGTTAGATTCTGACCAGGAGGCGACGCCACCGGAGCCTGTCTTGCCGCCTGCTCTGTTTTGAAAATCCATCTTGAACTGACAAATACACAGAAATTAGAAAAGAAATATGGCGACGAAGAAGAGACGCGCACTTGGAGGAAGACTAGGAATTAGTCATCACCAGTCTTTTTAAACTCGCCTTGAAGACGAGGCTACTAATTTTGGCGGACGCATAAGAAAATTTCAGCGGCATTTTGAGAGAGCATGCGTAGTGACCATGACAACTTGGGGAAGATTATTCTCTTCGAAGTTCTGTTATACTGGAACCGAAATGTTTATGTCTGGATTGATAGGGTAGCTAACGAAGTTTGTATGCAAACGTCAGTCTAGATGGAGGAGCTCAGCGATGACGATGTGAAAGAGTTTGCTTCAGACTGGGTTAGAAGACTCCAAAATTCTGTTTTGGCTGCAGACAATGATGTCAGTAACCCAGGTGTCGTCAGGTCTCGTTTCAGTTCAGATGACGAGCGAATATTCCCTAAAGACGAATTTCGTGAAGAAATTGATGAAGTCGATCGTTCAAACTTCCGCCGGAGACCTTCTTTTGCTGTAGATCTCAGAAATTCTTTTGCAGACAAACACTTGCCCGGCCGAGGAGAAGGTGACGAAGAGCAAGTCCTGTCGTTCGAATGTTCGTCAAAACATTCGAACGTCGATCAAGACCATCAAAGATTTGGTGGAAAAAGCACTCCAAGACCGGATTCTGAGTTCTTACGCCAGAAGCGCTTGGCTTTTTTCAGCAAAAGTCTAGAGTTGGACGAAACGAAAAAGTTGAACGTATTTCGTGATGAGAATCGCAACACACCTAAACAGTTTCCGGCGAGCCTTTCCTCAACGTGTGGTCACGAAACTCACAGCTCGCGCTCCAAACACTTCGACTCTTATCCATTAAAAGGAAGGACTCATGCAAAGCAGGAGATATCAAATAAAATGCATCAGTTAGATTCATTTGAAACGCCTTTCTTAAGCGGTTTTAGCAGCAGTATTTCCGAAAGTGCTGACACAGATAGCGTGCATCTGTATCAGAATTTGTCCCCTCGGCGATTTTACTCTGATGAAGAAGAGATCAGGTTGGAGCTATGGGGATTAAAAGAGGCTGTACATTCTGGGGAGCTTGATTTAAATGCATATCTTAACAAACCATTATGGAAAGATCAATTCTTCCCTGCATCTTCAGGCCAGCTTGTCAACAGCTATGAACAAAACCATTCTAAACAACAATTTGTCAAGAGTCCTCCAAAAGATACTTACAGTTCCTTGCATATTGAAAGAACACTTAATGGTAAAGCAAGTATTAATTGTACAGAGTTTAATGGTCCAGAACCCCAGATTAATGGACCACTTTATTCTGGTTTTGAAAATTCTGATTCTGAGACTAGCTTGTTGAGTTTTGGTTCAAAGTGTGATGATGTTCATTACAGAAAAGTTATAAAGAagcaagagtcttctgttactAATGGGAAAATGAGTACAAGAGTGAAAGATCCTATAGGCAAGAAGCAAGGTCataaaatgaagcaaaaaagAGGCAAAGATAAAATTCTCATGGAACTGACTGAGTTTATAGAGGGTTGTGGGAATCCAAAAGATGTAGAACATTCCAAGCAAAATGGGAGAATTATAAATGGCTGGCATTCTCAAGATGTGCCATCCAAAATCACTAAAGACAATCATGAAGCAGTTGCAGTGGATCATATACAGAATGAAGATGTCAGAGGACGTGAATTCATAAGTGAAATTAAAAATCCATTAGACAAGGCTTGTGTTAGTAACAGTAACATTGCACTGTCATATAATCATATGCAGACAAATGACACTCTTGTAGTACCTGCAGAGAAATCTGGAAATGTCATGGGAAAGGTTTGCCCAAAATGCAATGAAGTCAACAGCAAGGCTGCGAACTGGTGCATTGAATGTGGCACTGCACTCATTTGTGTGAAAGCAACTTGCTTGACTCCTCAACAACGAAAAGTCTTTGAGAAGCAATGTGAAGAAACTCAGGCATTAATCAAGGAAACACTGAATAAACCAATGAATTTCTCACATCTGTTAGGTTATGATAAAGCTGAACAGGAGGAAAGGTCATTAAGCAATGACATTTCAAACCTTTCTTTACAAGTTTCACAAAGTACGAGTAATTTAGAGGACATGAGGTACTCCTCAAGTTCTTGTGAATATAAACGGCGCTGGATGCGATCAAGTACCGCTTGGAGCACCTACCATCCTTGTGAACTTACAAAGAGTCGTTCTTTTGTCAAAGATCAAACCAAAACTAAACAGAGACAGAGAGCAACATCTTTTTCAGATCTGACAAGTTCTGGAAAAGAGAAGGGTAGTAAGCATCAGAAAAGAAGCGGTCGCAACAAGTCTCGGAAAAGGACCATCAGTTACAGTGGTGCTGAAAAGGATGCAATGAATAGCTGCGATGGatttacaaatttaaaatcatTTGGTCAAAATAGGAATAATTCTTCTCTGAATACCACTCGAAATGAGAAACAAAACCAGGCTTCAGTTATACAAAGAGCAAGTCTGCCCATTGAGAACATGCCTGAAAATAATATATCAGCTGAAGGACTTCACAGTGAAAATTTGCCTTGTGGGATGGTTCATTCAAAAGGTTCTCCAAGTCAGTGCATGATAAAGGTATGCAGCCATTCCATCCATTTCTGAGTCTGAACCTTTATGGGGCTGTCAGTAAGGGCCAAAAGTTGGGGATTTCCCCCAACTATTGTGAACATGACTCCCACCTACTATtgtaagaaaaatagaacccAACAAATTTCCTAgatgtttgattccctgcctagtTGTAtcatttacccggcaacttgaaattttaatgaCGGCCCAGATTAGCCCAAATCATTTTGCCAAATTAAGTTATAATGCacaaacttcattttttttttttacattatctTTGAGGGAGGCACCAGAGTTAGCCACGAAAGCAGGAATTTGAGACAGTTCTAGGCATTtaagataaattttaaaatataaatttttgttttgtaacaaGATgtgcaatgttttgatttttttttttgcaatttgtaTGGCCCCTTTTGACTGAGTTGCATAAATGTGGATATAACTTGCAAATTATCTTCCCCATGCACAACTTTCAGTGTGTCACAGTGTGTCTGACTGTCACATTATTGGTAGCATTGCAAAGTGATGGTACAACACAGTCTGTTGCGAACAAAAAAGTGCTGATGTGTTATGAATGCTATGTAGGGTCTGCAATAGGAAACACGCAATGTACATTCAGGAACATGTGAAATAAACTCACCACTAGATAGGAAAGGGAAAACCTGGAACAATATCATAATATTACTACATTCATTTTAAGCTCAATTTCCTTTAACTGTCTAGGGTTCAACTGCATCATCATTTGATGAAGGGACCACACCTTCCAAATCAGTGGTGTCAAAGGCAGTAGTGCCACCATTGAATTTGCAAGGTAAGAAATGATTGTAGTTACTcaatgtttgttgtttttattaattttaaacaagttaaaaaacaaGGTTTCTGTCTCCATTGAAACCTTTCAAATTTGCTCTAGTTTTCATCACACATTAATTATTTTGCTCACAGTTCCCTAGTTTCAGCCATGAGTTCATAATAATGAGTTATGTTGTGTGATTTTCCAAGCTGTTTTTAAGTGTTgagaattttgattttcagaaTCATAATGCAATGTatcagtgcttgaaaaaaatgcaatttcagGTTGCTCTATGCTGGATTAGGAGctttgaaattttgatttttgaggCAGGtctgtagcctgcgaacggcagacgtttctcctcgcttgTTGATGTTGAGGGACGTTTCAGGAGCCAAAATGTCCCTCAGCAGCGATGAGTGAGGAGAAACATCTGCTGTTTGCAGGCTAGCAGGTCTGGTTGGACGTAGTTAAAAGATAATTTAGTTACAGTCTAACCTGCTTAGTAATTTCCCACTGGCAAGTTAGAACAAAGAATTGCTTGTGTGGCAAGAAATTGTCTGTCCAGGAGAACTCATTGCTGTCTTTAAGGCCTGGGAGAATTCCCCTGGCTTCTATAAACATTACCTCTGACTAATAATGGCATGCcaagcaacttgaaatcttgcCCAGTGAGAGCCTTGACAACTAGACAGGAATTTTGTCAAGCCCTGaagattaattttaatgatGTTTATGATATTAATATCATCCTAGCTAACTACTTCAATTCCCTATGAGGAAGATAACATTAGATTGGGATTATTAACAACAATTTGGTGTCTTTTTTGTCTCAGAGGTTGGTAGTTATGAGAGAATACTAACTCTGGTAAGTTATTCTTTGATTTTCTGTTTATTACAGCAGTTTCTTGTGATACATTAACTATGAGACAAGTGTTTTTGTCCGTTATGGTGGGCTGAGAAAACAGATGACATTTTGCGATACCACCAACGATTTCCCCACTAaataacgtctgagaaacaagggcagaaattccatactgatgacgtgtcactacccagatctgggtactgcTTCTGATCGGTCGTGCCACTTGTGAAATTAGCTTCAACCAatcgctcgtttctcagacgtcatttcatgGGGAAACGGTTGGTGGCATCGCAAAATGTCGtgtgttttctcaggctactgtTATGGCTGAGAACTTGGTCATTCTACTGTGGCCATTCTCAATGGGTGAAACAAATCCTTGGCAAGGTGTTTGCCATTGCTACAGTATAATACATAAATTAAAGAGGAGCAGCTGAGTATGACTATACCCAGGCCCCTGTCTCTGAAGCTGTATGAGTGGACTCAATGAACTTAGTAAAACTTTCTGTATTTTTGAGTTGTGTGGTTTCTTACATATATTTGTTACGTTCTATTCTATTTTCTGTTTGATTACAATTACACAGATTCGTTCTCAACGTGAAAGTGAGCCGGTACCATACCTGTACCTTCCTGATGAAATCCTGTTGCagatattttcctttttgtcacacAAAGACTTGGCATCTTGCGCTAGAGTTTGCAGTCAGTTCTATCGTATATCCTTGGATGAAACCTTGTGTAAGTTTTTGTTACAAAAGTTTTATAGAcctggcctcagttgttcaaaagctggatagagctatccatcggataaatctctatccagtagataagtattagggaaaccaataatTGCTCTATCCACTGGGTAGAGATTTATATGGTGGATAGGGCTATCCAGCTCTTTGGACAACTGGGGCCAGAGGGACCCTTGCGTGACTAGCAACAAAATCTTTGACAGTGGTTTCCTTGATTCAGTGTGCCTGACATCAACTGTTGTGGTTAATACATCACTTCACCAACTCAATTTATTGTTAGACTTGTACCGTTAAGGATGAACTACATAAATCGTCTCTATGAACAAACCAAGTGTATAGATACAACTGTAGGTCTGTAAATTTCTTTTACCCTTTTAAGTCCTTAAAAAATGTATCAGAAAAGGGTCATTAGTGGATTATAGTTGCATTATGAGTCCCTTAAAATGACTAGACATGCTTAGTTACTTTAATTTGTAAACAGTATATTTAATCCAAGATAATTATTTATTGAACAGAATCAATCATCTGATCAATAATATTGAACATAATCAATATTCAACATATTAATAACACATGGTGCAATCATTGTGTTTATTCACAGGGAAAGTTATTGTtctgaaaaagaacaacaatatCAATGATGAATGGCTATGCTCTATTGGCAAACATCGACCTACAAGTTTAACAATCTCCCAGTGTCACAGTGACAAAGTAACATCCAAGGGTCTTAGAGAGTTGTTTCGGAACTGTAGTGACTCCTTAGAGGTTAGGACAATCTTGTGAACTATAAACATGTAATGATCCCATTTATTTACaattacagttttaaaaatggCTACAGTTATTATTAGCAATAGCCCAATATCATGAGCATAATAGTATCAGATGCTCTAAATTTTTATCCTTGTGCAACCACCTCCCAAACAAAAAACCATCTCTTTTATGCAGCGGGACCTTGTTTGGTGGTAATTCCTTCATTGTTTTAACCTCCTGTACATGACCACTTGCACACTTGCAGGGAGTCTGATCTCTATGTTTGCGTTATGTTTCATACAACTTAGATTACAAGtgcagggctgtgctctagcagagcctggCACCCAACTTTTGCTcctgggcgactagaaaatctcagatttttcaaacaaatcatGTGCttggcaccctagattttacaggttcagagcactgggcacTCTTCAATTATctttagagcacagccttgaagcAGTACTTAAAGTGAAATAATTTGTGATTTAGAATTTACCTGAAGTAAATTCTGAGAGTCATATTCATAGATGTGTCTGACCTGTTCTTATAAAAGACCCGTTGTTGTTTGCCCCTCACAAGCGACCACCTCCCCTAATCAACCATTTAATCTTGCGCACTGTGGGATGGTTGGTTGGTTCAACTGTATATCTAAACCTTTTGAAGATACCATCCCTCCTTCTCTGCCTTAGCTGGTTAAAAAGTAAGTTCAATCAGTGAAGGTAAAccacaaaattattattttctagGAGCTGAATTTTAGTAGTTGCCGTGGCAGTGAGTTAATTGGTGAGTCTGTTCTGCTGCACGTTGCAGCACGATGCTGTTGGCTAAAGTCTGTTGACGCAAGCTGGAGTAATGTCAGTGACAATGGTGTCCAAGCTCTTGTTGACAATGTAAAAAGGTAAAGCCTTTGTCAGTCTGTAATTTATATATTCCTTCCTTGTTTTCTGTAACTTGTGGGCCGATGAAGCTGTCAGTTCAAAAATGGCACAGTTGATGTCAATTTTGCACAGAAGAAAAGTTCCTCAGAAATTGCTGAATTCGTGCATACAGGCTCCTTTTGGTCAATCATTTGGTCAGGttgattatttttctctctGATGCATAATTTTCAAGATAATTATTTTAGGATGAAATAAGTACAGTGTAGTTTAAACAAAGGACTTTCAGACCAATATAATGGACTGTATACTTAAAGATGACTAACAACTATTAAAGGAGTAAAAAATCTTTTGATTTACATTTGCCAAAATCTAACAAAAAGTGTTTTGAGTAGCTTTTTTGTATGCCAATATCACAAGCGATATTAGTTAATATTAAATGCTAATAATTCAATATACTTTCAGTGCTTCTTTTGATTTTACCTTGAAAATGACAAAGGGGAAATGGAGCCTGTACTGTCTGTGAAGTATTTTGACATGAATTTTAATCATGTTGTAGGTTGGAGTGTTTATGTTTAAATGGGTGTCAAGCAGTCAGTGATGAGTCAATCAAATGTGTGGCTAACAAACATGGCAAAACGTAAGTTTTTGTACAGACTGATGTCTGcaatctttgcattttgagTAACAAGGGAAAGACTTTTTAGCCATGAGGATGGTAGCTTAACAGTATTACCCCAGTATGACTTATCATGcatgtttgtttcttgtaacaGATTTGTTGAGAAGCAAATAAAAAggatttgtttttactttgtaGAATTGTTGTCCT encodes:
- the LOC140928887 gene encoding uncharacterized protein, which translates into the protein MEELSDDDVKEFASDWVRRLQNSVLAADNDVSNPGVVRSRFSSDDERIFPKDEFREEIDEVDRSNFRRRPSFAVDLRNSFADKHLPGRGEGDEEQVLSFECSSKHSNVDQDHQRFGGKSTPRPDSEFLRQKRLAFFSKSLELDETKKLNVFRDENRNTPKQFPASLSSTCGHETHSSRSKHFDSYPLKGRTHAKQEISNKMHQLDSFETPFLSGFSSSISESADTDSVHLYQNLSPRRFYSDEEEIRLELWGLKEAVHSGELDLNAYLNKPLWKDQFFPASSGQLVNSYEQNHSKQQFVKSPPKDTYSSLHIERTLNGKASINCTEFNGPEPQINGPLYSGFENSDSETSLLSFGSKCDDVHYRKVIKKQESSVTNGKMSTRVKDPIGKKQGHKMKQKRGKDKILMELTEFIEGCGNPKDVEHSKQNGRIINGWHSQDVPSKITKDNHEAVAVDHIQNEDVRGREFISEIKNPLDKACVSNSNIALSYNHMQTNDTLVVPAEKSGNVMGKVCPKCNEVNSKAANWCIECGTALICVKATCLTPQQRKVFEKQCEETQALIKETLNKPMNFSHLLGYDKAEQEERSLSNDISNLSLQVSQSTSNLEDMRYSSSSCEYKRRWMRSSTAWSTYHPCELTKSRSFVKDQTKTKQRQRATSFSDLTSSGKEKGSKHQKRSGRNKSRKRTISYSGAEKDAMNSCDGFTNLKSFGQNRNNSSLNTTRNEKQNQASVIQRASLPIENMPENNISAEGLHSENLPCGMVHSKGSPSQCMIKGSTASSFDEGTTPSKSVVSKAVVPPLNLQEVGSYERILTLIRSQRESEPVPYLYLPDEILLQIFSFLSHKDLASCARVCSQFYRISLDETLWKVIVLKKNNNINDEWLCSIGKHRPTSLTISQCHSDKVTSKGLRELFRNCSDSLEELNFSSCRGSELIGESVLLHVAARCCWLKSVDASWSNVSDNGVQALVDNVKRLECLCLNGCQAVSDESIKCVANKHGKTLRIFEVFGCFNITPSGIRILGQTCKQLQTLNIGQCHKITDSAIGSLVSNLPELENLDLRGCKQVRDSAVKKIVRHCPLVTTLVLANCPLITDVSLTEIATNLPRIRSLDICGCSRISDNGICALSKSCQRLELLDLTSTGVGHKSVLSLANYCSQSLCNLKLSFCTDISQNTVAHLAKNCRRLTTLHLYGCKRIRNTSDLRLLNPALTIEC